One window from the genome of Candidatus Methylomirabilota bacterium encodes:
- a CDS encoding MASE1 domain-containing protein codes for MSAFALLLDRVGRGSRLTDLARTSRPLLLAVFTAAAYYVGMQVGFQAKFPGGGPSILWPPNAILLSVLLATSPRRWAVYLLATFPVHFVTALRADFPLPLLLGLFATNCGQAVLGAVLVRRLLGARIDFDNLRHVIVFIAAAAGFAPFVASFADVWMWVASAWPEGIRYWPAWAIRFASNALTVLVVTPILVLGINWSRAWFRRPLASRLTEATGLVLGLAVAGLLIGVSEPSHIPALMYTPLPLLLWAAVRFGPAGVSGSLFAVTFCMTMGASRLLETLVERPEAAQTFSLQFFIVMGVTAVSLMLLAAVIREREKAEGRLREQLGFERLLSEVSADFADRPVERLDEATRGALERILHFLDVDRAAIARPASDGRSVQVTNVVFRPGIAPPPAQFLNDDFPWSRERIRRGQVVRFARVDDLPAEAALDRAGYRRLGIRSAVMVPLAASGTHIGLLGLSTLRAERAWSGGIVERLRLLGEILTASVMRQRADSAAREGEILNQAVLASLTGAVAVVDRHGSILRVNDAWSSQARAHAGALLTELLVGGNYLEACRGVARLGIPEGQVALEGLQPLLAGTSRGFSIEYVWPRGQESGWSEMLAVPLERPAGGAVITHHDITRRKRSELEAQQHRQSLAHAARVLAVGELAGSIGHELNQPLTAIVSNAQAAQRLLDRGNADLAELHEILGDIAKDGKRGGDVIRGLRSLLKRSESQPVAVDMRTVVGEVVALLRSDAIAKSIAVRLDVSPVAPLVSGDRVQLQQVVLNLFMNAYDAMAGAASPHELLVRIQPCPVGLELLVCDTGPMLSEGALERMFEPFFTTKPEGLGMGLSISRTIVRAHGGEIRAARNPERGITMCVTLPGSDGRAPARP; via the coding sequence GTGAGCGCCTTCGCGCTACTGCTCGACCGCGTGGGGCGTGGCTCCCGCCTGACCGATCTGGCGCGGACGAGCCGTCCGCTCCTGCTCGCCGTCTTCACCGCCGCCGCGTACTACGTCGGCATGCAGGTCGGCTTCCAGGCCAAGTTCCCCGGCGGCGGCCCGTCGATTCTCTGGCCCCCGAATGCGATCCTGCTCTCGGTCCTGCTCGCCACGTCTCCGCGCCGCTGGGCGGTGTACCTGCTCGCGACGTTCCCGGTCCACTTCGTGACCGCGCTGCGCGCGGACTTCCCGCTGCCCCTCCTGCTGGGGCTCTTCGCCACCAACTGCGGCCAGGCCGTGCTCGGCGCGGTCCTGGTGCGCCGCCTGCTCGGCGCCCGCATCGACTTCGATAACCTCCGCCACGTGATCGTGTTCATCGCGGCGGCGGCCGGGTTCGCCCCGTTCGTGGCCTCGTTCGCCGACGTGTGGATGTGGGTGGCCTCCGCGTGGCCGGAGGGCATCCGCTACTGGCCGGCGTGGGCCATCCGCTTCGCGAGCAACGCGCTCACCGTGCTCGTGGTGACCCCGATCCTCGTGCTCGGCATCAACTGGAGCCGAGCCTGGTTCCGTCGCCCGCTGGCCAGCCGTCTCACCGAGGCCACGGGCCTGGTGCTCGGGCTCGCCGTGGCCGGGCTGCTCATCGGCGTCTCCGAGCCGAGCCACATCCCCGCGCTCATGTACACGCCGCTGCCGCTCCTGCTGTGGGCCGCGGTGCGCTTCGGCCCGGCCGGCGTGAGCGGATCGCTCTTCGCGGTCACCTTCTGCATGACGATGGGCGCCTCGCGGCTGCTCGAGACCCTCGTCGAGCGCCCCGAGGCGGCCCAGACGTTCTCCCTGCAGTTCTTCATCGTGATGGGGGTGACCGCGGTCTCCCTGATGCTCCTGGCCGCGGTCATCCGCGAGCGCGAGAAGGCCGAGGGGCGGCTCCGGGAGCAGCTCGGATTCGAGCGGCTGCTGTCGGAGGTGTCCGCCGACTTCGCGGACCGCCCGGTCGAGCGGCTCGACGAGGCGACGCGGGGCGCGCTGGAGCGCATCCTCCACTTCCTCGACGTGGACCGGGCCGCGATCGCGCGGCCGGCGAGCGACGGGCGATCGGTTCAGGTCACGAACGTGGTGTTCCGGCCCGGGATCGCGCCGCCGCCCGCCCAGTTCCTCAACGACGACTTCCCGTGGTCGCGCGAGCGAATCCGCCGCGGCCAGGTCGTCCGCTTCGCGCGTGTCGACGATCTGCCCGCCGAGGCCGCCCTCGACCGCGCGGGCTATCGCCGGCTCGGCATCCGGTCGGCGGTGATGGTCCCGCTCGCCGCCTCCGGCACCCACATCGGTCTGCTGGGACTGTCGACCCTGCGCGCCGAGCGCGCCTGGTCCGGCGGCATCGTGGAGCGTCTCCGGCTGCTCGGCGAGATCCTCACCGCCTCCGTGATGCGCCAGCGGGCGGACAGCGCGGCCCGCGAGGGCGAGATCCTCAATCAGGCGGTCTTGGCGTCGCTGACCGGCGCGGTCGCGGTGGTCGATCGACACGGCAGCATCCTCCGGGTCAACGACGCCTGGTCCAGTCAGGCCCGCGCCCACGCGGGCGCGCTCCTGACCGAGCTGCTCGTAGGCGGCAACTACCTCGAGGCCTGCCGCGGGGTGGCCCGGCTGGGCATCCCGGAAGGCCAGGTCGCGCTCGAGGGCCTGCAGCCGCTGCTCGCCGGGACCAGCCGGGGCTTCTCGATCGAGTACGTCTGGCCGCGCGGCCAGGAGAGCGGCTGGTCCGAGATGCTGGCGGTGCCGCTGGAGCGGCCGGCGGGGGGCGCGGTCATCACGCATCACGACATCACCCGGCGCAAGCGCAGCGAGCTGGAAGCCCAGCAGCACCGGCAGAGCCTCGCCCACGCGGCGCGGGTGCTCGCGGTCGGTGAGCTGGCCGGCTCGATCGGACACGAGCTGAACCAGCCACTCACCGCGATCGTGAGCAACGCGCAGGCCGCGCAGCGGCTGCTCGACCGCGGGAACGCGGACCTGGCCGAGCTGCACGAGATCCTCGGCGACATCGCCAAGGACGGCAAGCGCGGTGGCGACGTGATCCGGGGGCTGCGGAGCCTGCTCAAGCGCAGCGAGTCCCAGCCGGTGGCGGTGGACATGCGCACCGTGGTCGGCGAGGTCGTCGCGCTCCTTCGCAGCGACGCGATCGCCAAGTCCATCGCGGTCCGGCTCGACGTCAGTCCGGTCGCGCCCTTGGTCTCCGGCGATCGGGTGCAGCTGCAGCAGGTCGTCCTCAATCTCTTCATGAACGCCTACGACGCCATGGCCGGCGCGGCGAGCCCGCACGAGCTGCTCGTCCGCATCCAGCCCTGCCCGGTCGGCCTGGAGCTGCTGGTCTGCGACACCGGCCCGATGCTGTCGGAGGGGGCGCTGGAGCGGATGTTCGAGCCCTTCTTCACCACCAAGCCGGAAGGCCTCGGGATGGGCCTCTCGATCAGCCGCACGATCGTGCGCGCCCACGGAGGCGAGATCCGGGCCGCGCGCAATCCGGAGCGCGGCATCACGATGTGCGTGACCTTGCCCGGCTCGGACGGCCGGGCCCCCGCCCGGCCGTGA
- a CDS encoding response regulator: MVDDDASILRALRRLLQAAGFSVETFGSAEEVLSSSQLARIDCLVLDIHLGDLSGFDVHERLPDSRQIPIIFITAHDTVLTRERARLAGAVDYLRKPFDEKALIGAIGRALADI, encoded by the coding sequence GTGGTGGACGACGATGCGTCGATCCTGCGAGCCCTCCGTCGGCTCCTGCAGGCCGCCGGCTTCTCGGTGGAGACCTTCGGATCGGCCGAGGAGGTCCTGTCCTCCTCCCAGCTGGCGCGGATCGACTGCCTGGTCCTGGACATCCATCTGGGCGACCTGAGCGGCTTCGACGTGCACGAGCGGCTGCCCGATTCGCGGCAGATCCCGATCATCTTCATCACCGCGCACGACACTGTCCTTACACGCGAGCGGGCGCGGCTGGCCGGCGCGGTGGACTATCTCCGGAAGCCGTTCGACGAGAAAGCCCTCATCGGCGCGATCGGACGGGCGCTCGCCGACATCTGA
- a CDS encoding acyl-CoA dehydrogenase family protein has protein sequence MFPLPPLTAEQRRVVERAAALSRERFAPRAPRYDAESSFPYENYADLHAAGLLALTVPREYGGVGADPVTYVHALREIAKGCSATALTFNMHSTVTTFLAALGTEEQRRRYFGEIVGRGARIASITSEPEQSFRDKFVLNTVFRPAVDGGYRVAGVKQFCSLGDAADYFFVTGILEGQTSAREGVVSAMIPSRDAGVKIEGTWNATGMRGTISHTIRYDCVVDPANVVGRPGQYLTIDLQGFALGYAAVYLGIGEAAFEYMAEYARTKIQRPSTEPISHHPLVQRTVAEVGTQIRAARLLLHEAATVKMADDREATMLAVNQAKTYCADVGLMATERALRLAGGRGILKDMPLERWHRDALAGPVMPPANDRCLETAGKLLCGLRAATLEFQ, from the coding sequence GTGTTCCCGCTCCCACCCTTGACGGCCGAGCAGCGCCGCGTGGTCGAGCGGGCTGCCGCGCTCTCCCGCGAGCGATTCGCCCCGCGGGCCCCCCGGTACGACGCGGAGTCGAGCTTCCCCTACGAGAACTACGCCGATCTCCACGCGGCCGGCCTCCTGGCCCTGACCGTCCCGCGCGAGTACGGCGGAGTGGGCGCTGACCCGGTGACCTATGTGCACGCCCTCCGCGAGATCGCCAAGGGCTGCTCGGCCACCGCGCTCACCTTCAACATGCACTCGACGGTCACGACCTTCCTGGCCGCGCTGGGCACCGAGGAGCAGCGCCGACGCTACTTCGGCGAGATCGTGGGCCGAGGCGCCCGCATCGCCTCGATCACGAGCGAGCCCGAGCAGAGCTTCCGCGACAAGTTCGTGCTCAATACCGTGTTCCGGCCCGCCGTTGACGGCGGCTACCGGGTGGCCGGGGTCAAGCAGTTCTGCTCGCTCGGTGACGCCGCCGACTACTTCTTCGTCACCGGCATCCTGGAGGGCCAGACCAGCGCTCGCGAGGGCGTGGTCTCGGCCATGATCCCGAGCCGCGACGCCGGCGTGAAGATCGAGGGCACGTGGAACGCAACGGGCATGCGCGGCACCATCAGCCACACGATTCGCTACGACTGCGTGGTCGATCCCGCGAACGTGGTGGGCCGCCCGGGCCAGTACCTCACCATCGACCTGCAGGGCTTCGCGCTCGGCTACGCCGCGGTCTATCTGGGTATCGGGGAGGCCGCCTTCGAGTACATGGCCGAGTACGCCCGCACCAAGATCCAGCGGCCGTCCACCGAGCCCATCAGCCATCACCCGCTGGTGCAGCGCACGGTGGCCGAGGTCGGCACCCAGATTCGCGCCGCCCGGCTCCTCCTCCACGAGGCCGCGACCGTCAAGATGGCGGACGACCGCGAGGCGACCATGCTCGCGGTCAACCAGGCCAAGACCTACTGTGCCGACGTGGGCCTGATGGCCACCGAGCGCGCCCTGCGCCTGGCCGGCGGCCGGGGCATCCTGAAGGACATGCCGCTCGAGCGCTGGCATCGCGATGCGCTGGCCGGGCCGGTGATGCCGCCCGCCAACGACCGGTGTCTCGAAACCGCCGGCAAGCTGCTCTGCGGCCTGCGCGCGGCGACGCTCGAGTTCCAGTAG
- a CDS encoding vitamin K epoxide reductase family protein — protein MAVRRRNVAVTRPAKPDYVVVGLAAAGFAIAVYLTWLKWSGGNATFCLSGSGCDVVQASRYGTLLGLPTALWGALLYLAIGALAAIGFTATRWDWAFCLAAAGVGISVYLTALSMLIIHATCAYCLASGVITLAVLLALWRRRSDLPGRRMKLSSVIGYAVALAVLAPFGAAFIFAMPEGGSAAFEAALARHLRDQGAVMYGAYWCPHCTEQKALFGDAAKDLPYVECDPKGVNPRPDLCEKAGVKSFPTWVMGDKRREGVQTPQALADFSSFKEPTKPSR, from the coding sequence ATGGCGGTGCGACGGCGCAACGTGGCGGTGACGAGGCCGGCAAAGCCCGACTACGTCGTGGTCGGGCTCGCGGCGGCCGGCTTCGCGATCGCGGTCTACCTCACGTGGCTCAAGTGGTCGGGCGGCAACGCGACCTTCTGTCTGTCGGGCAGCGGCTGCGACGTCGTGCAGGCCAGCCGGTACGGCACGCTGCTCGGACTGCCGACCGCGCTGTGGGGCGCGCTCCTCTACCTGGCCATCGGCGCCCTCGCCGCGATCGGCTTCACCGCGACCCGCTGGGACTGGGCCTTCTGCCTCGCCGCGGCGGGAGTCGGCATCTCGGTCTATCTCACCGCGCTGTCCATGCTGATCATCCACGCCACGTGCGCGTACTGCCTCGCCTCCGGGGTGATCACGCTGGCGGTCCTGCTCGCGCTCTGGCGGCGGCGCTCCGATCTGCCCGGGCGGAGGATGAAACTCTCCTCGGTGATCGGATACGCGGTGGCCCTCGCGGTGCTGGCCCCGTTCGGGGCCGCGTTCATCTTCGCGATGCCGGAGGGCGGCAGCGCCGCCTTCGAGGCCGCGCTGGCCCGCCACCTGCGCGACCAGGGCGCGGTGATGTACGGCGCCTACTGGTGTCCGCACTGCACCGAGCAGAAGGCGCTGTTCGGCGACGCCGCGAAGGACCTGCCCTACGTCGAGTGCGATCCGAAGGGCGTCAACCCGCGGCCCGACCTCTGCGAGAAGGCCGGGGTGAAGTCGTTCCCCACCTGGGTCATGGGAGACAAGCGCCGCGAGGGCGTGCAGACCCCGCAGGCCCTCGCCGACTTCTCCAGCTTCAAGGAGCCGACAAAGCCTTCGAGGTGA
- a CDS encoding DHA2 family efflux MFS transporter permease subunit, which produces MANENAPPTTSAADAAGEWRPRSSPVLIALSVMLGTFMEVLDTSVANVALPHIAGSLSATPEQATWVLTSYLISNAIVLPTTAWLSAVFGRKRFLLVCIVIFTLASAACGAANSLGMLIFARVLQGIGGGALQPIAQAILLESFAPARRGRAMAAYSMGVIVAPILGPTLGGWITDSYSWRWIFYINLPVGFIALLMTQTFIEDPPYLQRAALRRIDYWGLAFMAIWLATLQVVLDKGQQEDWLAAEWIRWTITLSCAAMIAFIVRELVADEPIVNLGILADRNFALGTLLITAMGIVLYATTAMLPLFLQTLLGYPALEAGLATSPRGVGALLSALVAGRLIGIIDSRILIAGGFGLLALSGVWLSRLTFDVAWSNIAAVTFLNGLANPPIFIALSTLSFGTLRRDQMGGATGIYNLMRNLGGGVGISLATTLLARRAQVHQNVMVAHMTPYDPMFAEKLETLRRALTPKVGPSAAAQQALGILYRTLVQQATLLAFVDNFRLMTVLAVCSMPLAMLLKRVRTRPAPGAH; this is translated from the coding sequence ATGGCCAACGAGAACGCGCCGCCGACCACGTCCGCCGCGGACGCCGCCGGTGAGTGGCGGCCGCGCTCGAGCCCGGTCCTCATCGCGCTGTCGGTGATGCTGGGCACCTTCATGGAGGTGCTCGACACCTCGGTGGCCAACGTGGCGCTGCCGCACATCGCGGGCAGCCTCTCCGCCACGCCCGAGCAGGCCACGTGGGTGCTCACCAGCTACCTCATCTCCAACGCGATCGTGCTGCCGACCACCGCCTGGCTCAGCGCGGTCTTCGGGCGCAAGCGCTTCCTGCTCGTGTGCATCGTCATCTTCACGCTCGCCTCGGCGGCGTGCGGGGCCGCGAACAGCCTCGGGATGCTGATCTTCGCGCGCGTGCTGCAAGGCATCGGCGGGGGCGCCCTGCAGCCCATCGCGCAGGCGATCCTGCTCGAGAGTTTCGCCCCCGCGCGGCGCGGTCGCGCGATGGCCGCCTACTCCATGGGCGTGATCGTGGCGCCCATCCTGGGCCCGACCCTCGGCGGGTGGATCACCGACAGCTACTCGTGGCGGTGGATCTTCTACATCAACCTGCCGGTCGGCTTCATCGCCCTGCTCATGACCCAGACCTTCATCGAGGATCCGCCGTACTTGCAGCGCGCCGCCCTCCGCCGCATCGACTACTGGGGCCTCGCCTTCATGGCGATCTGGCTGGCCACCCTGCAGGTGGTGCTCGACAAGGGCCAGCAGGAGGACTGGCTCGCCGCGGAGTGGATCCGCTGGACCATCACCCTGTCGTGCGCCGCGATGATCGCGTTCATCGTGCGCGAGCTGGTGGCCGACGAGCCGATCGTCAACCTCGGCATCCTCGCCGACCGCAACTTCGCCCTCGGCACCCTGCTCATCACCGCGATGGGGATCGTGCTCTACGCTACCACCGCGATGCTCCCGCTGTTCCTGCAGACCCTGCTCGGCTACCCGGCGCTCGAGGCCGGCCTCGCCACCAGCCCGCGCGGCGTGGGGGCGCTGCTGTCCGCCCTGGTGGCGGGACGGCTGATCGGCATCATCGACTCCCGCATCCTGATCGCGGGCGGCTTCGGCCTGCTCGCGCTGTCCGGCGTGTGGCTGAGCCGCCTCACCTTCGACGTCGCGTGGTCGAACATCGCGGCGGTGACCTTCCTGAATGGCCTCGCCAACCCGCCCATCTTCATCGCGCTCTCCACCCTGTCGTTCGGGACGCTGCGGCGCGACCAGATGGGCGGGGCCACCGGCATCTACAACCTCATGCGCAATCTCGGCGGCGGCGTCGGCATCTCGCTGGCCACGACCCTGCTGGCCCGGCGCGCGCAGGTCCACCAGAACGTCATGGTGGCGCACATGACCCCGTACGATCCGATGTTCGCCGAGAAGCTCGAGACGCTGCGCCGCGCGCTGACTCCGAAGGTGGGGCCGAGCGCGGCGGCCCAGCAGGCGCTCGGGATCCTCTACCGGACGCTGGTCCAGCAGGCGACGCTGCTCGCCTTCGTGGACAACTTCCGGCTGATGACGGTGCTCGCGGTGTGCAGCATGCCGCTGGCGATGCTGCTCAAGCGGGTGCGCACGCGGCCGGCGCCGGGCGCCCACTGA
- a CDS encoding HlyD family secretion protein → MTDLDQEGISRRLRARFVTYQEAPPRHRLAVLAVAAAVALSLAYGVYVWYYWRHHISTEDAFISAHIAPMSARVPGTVSEVLVNDNQDVKADQVLLRLDPRDYEVAVAQARAAVASAKGDLESAVANVPLTEDSTRSLVQQADAALGASQHGSEMATHDLDERRGQIAAKQAAVAAADAAVRSAQADYDRSKADRDRIAELVKNGLVAQQDMDHAEATYRTTEATRDAARKRLDQARSEVAQAEASLRTQQAAVAQSVRRVDESRASLENARSQRQQVRLRQTQVEAAQGRLSQALANLQQAELNLVYCTIRAPMPGRVGRRSVEPGQVVTVGQALLTVVDLDDVWVVANYKETELTHVRPGQSATVTVDTYPGKTFKARVDSIQAGSGAVFSLLPPENATGNFVKVVQRVPVKLVFEPGENSEHLLVPGMSVVPVIAIR, encoded by the coding sequence ATGACGGACCTCGACCAGGAGGGGATTTCCCGCCGCCTGCGCGCGCGGTTCGTCACCTATCAGGAAGCGCCGCCCCGTCATCGTCTCGCGGTGCTCGCGGTCGCCGCGGCCGTCGCGCTGTCGCTCGCCTACGGCGTCTACGTCTGGTACTACTGGCGGCACCACATCTCCACCGAGGACGCGTTCATCAGCGCGCACATCGCTCCCATGAGCGCCCGGGTGCCCGGCACCGTGAGCGAGGTGCTGGTCAACGACAACCAGGACGTGAAGGCGGACCAGGTGCTGCTGCGTCTCGACCCGCGCGACTACGAGGTCGCGGTGGCCCAGGCGCGCGCCGCGGTCGCGTCCGCGAAGGGCGACCTCGAGAGCGCGGTGGCCAACGTGCCGCTCACCGAGGATTCGACCCGCAGCCTGGTGCAGCAGGCCGACGCCGCGCTCGGGGCCTCCCAGCACGGCAGCGAGATGGCCACGCACGATCTCGACGAGCGCCGCGGTCAGATCGCGGCCAAGCAGGCCGCGGTGGCGGCGGCCGACGCGGCGGTGCGCTCGGCGCAGGCCGACTACGATCGCAGCAAGGCGGACCGCGACCGCATCGCCGAGCTGGTGAAGAACGGGCTCGTCGCCCAGCAGGACATGGATCACGCGGAGGCCACCTACCGGACCACGGAGGCCACGCGGGACGCGGCCCGCAAGCGGCTCGACCAGGCGCGCAGCGAGGTCGCGCAGGCCGAGGCGTCGCTGCGCACCCAGCAGGCCGCGGTGGCCCAGTCGGTGCGGCGGGTGGACGAGAGCCGCGCCTCGCTGGAGAACGCCCGCAGCCAGCGTCAACAGGTGCGGCTGCGGCAGACGCAGGTCGAGGCCGCGCAGGGCCGGCTCTCGCAGGCCCTCGCGAACCTGCAGCAGGCGGAGCTGAACCTGGTCTACTGCACGATCCGCGCGCCGATGCCCGGGCGCGTGGGGCGGCGATCGGTCGAGCCGGGGCAGGTGGTGACGGTGGGCCAGGCGCTGCTCACGGTGGTGGACCTCGACGACGTCTGGGTGGTGGCCAACTACAAGGAGACCGAGCTGACCCACGTGCGCCCCGGGCAGTCCGCCACCGTCACGGTGGACACCTATCCGGGCAAGACGTTCAAGGCGCGCGTCGACTCCATCCAGGCCGGCTCGGGCGCGGTGTTCTCGCTGCTCCCGCCCGAGAACGCCACCGGCAACTTCGTCAAGGTGGTGCAGCGGGTGCCGGTGAAGCTCGTGTTCGAGCCCGGCGAGAACTCCGAGCATCTCCTCGTGCCCGGCATGTCGGTGGTGCCGGTGATCGCGATCCGATGA